One genomic region from Chloroherpetonaceae bacterium encodes:
- a CDS encoding 3-hydroxybutyryl-CoA dehydrogenase has translation MTTSQQDLIIGVIGAGTMGNGIAHTFAQFGYSVTLLDIKQEFLEKAISTISKNIDRQVKKGELSEEQKELILKKIQLQTSLETGAALCDVIIEAVNENLDLKLSIFKTLDRVAKPSAILASNTSSISLTKIAASTSRPSNVIGMHFMNPVPVMKLVEVIRALQTSVETFKTIETLSRSIGKIPVSCNDYPGFISNRVLMPMINEAIQCVYENVGTPEAIDEIMKLGMAHPMGPLTLADFIGLDVCLAIMNVLHEGFNDSKYRPSPLLKNMVAAGYLGRKTGRGFYRYDSK, from the coding sequence ATGACGACTTCACAACAAGATTTAATTATTGGCGTAATCGGAGCAGGAACTATGGGCAATGGCATTGCGCACACCTTTGCTCAGTTCGGATATTCAGTTACACTTCTTGATATCAAGCAAGAATTTTTAGAGAAAGCCATTTCAACCATTTCAAAAAATATAGACAGGCAGGTCAAAAAGGGGGAACTGAGCGAAGAGCAAAAAGAACTCATCTTGAAAAAAATTCAACTTCAAACCTCTCTTGAAACCGGTGCTGCACTGTGCGATGTCATTATTGAGGCAGTCAACGAGAACCTTGACTTAAAACTCTCAATTTTCAAAACACTGGATCGTGTTGCGAAACCATCTGCGATACTTGCGTCAAACACCAGTTCAATTTCTCTCACAAAAATTGCTGCCTCTACCTCCCGACCTTCGAATGTAATTGGTATGCATTTTATGAATCCGGTGCCCGTTATGAAACTTGTTGAGGTCATTCGTGCATTGCAAACCTCGGTAGAGACTTTCAAAACAATTGAAACACTTTCGCGATCAATCGGTAAAATTCCCGTCTCTTGCAATGATTACCCCGGTTTCATTTCTAACCGTGTCTTAATGCCAATGATTAACGAGGCCATTCAATGTGTTTATGAAAATGTGGGAACTCCAGAAGCTATTGATGAAATCATGAAACTTGGAATGGCGCATCCTATGGGGCCTTTGACTTTAGCTGATTTTATTGGTCTTGATGTCTGCCTTGCAATAATGAATGTGCTACATGAAGGATTCAATGATTCAAAATATCGGCCGTCCCCACTTCTTAAAAATATGGTAGCTGCCGGTTATTTAGGAAGAAAAACCGGAAGAGGTTTTTATCGATACGATTCAAAATAA
- a CDS encoding D-alanine--D-alanine ligase family protein, whose protein sequence is MSKKKLALIFGGRSGEHEISIISARSVSTAVSAQKYDLLPIYITRDGKWLSESVSAKILKTDFEKLIKKPDELADMHKKIEQWAEKSRFKFDFSKVDVAFPVMHGTFGEDGTVQGFLEMLQIPFVGCGVLASSLTMDKAMSKIHFERAGLLLAPYVVATRNEWLSHPKKIISEAEKKLGYPMFVKPANMGSSVGISKAKSRKDLNEAMALACNYDRKIVIEAGVNARELEISVLGNENPMTSVVGEIVPCNEFYDYDAKYIKGTSELFIPARISTKVAKEISKMAIIAFQATNCEGMARVDFFMDKTSGKLYINEINTIPGFTSISMYPKMFAAAGISYAELVDRLLTLAFERFADIKKNKV, encoded by the coding sequence ATGTCCAAAAAGAAACTTGCTCTTATTTTTGGTGGTCGCTCAGGCGAACACGAAATTTCGATTATATCGGCGCGCTCAGTCTCAACAGCGGTGAGTGCACAGAAGTACGATCTCCTTCCAATTTATATTACGCGTGATGGTAAATGGCTTTCAGAATCGGTATCTGCAAAAATTCTTAAAACTGATTTTGAAAAGTTGATCAAAAAGCCGGATGAACTTGCCGACATGCACAAAAAAATTGAGCAATGGGCCGAGAAAAGTCGATTCAAATTTGATTTTTCTAAAGTTGATGTGGCATTTCCGGTTATGCACGGAACCTTTGGTGAAGATGGAACTGTACAAGGGTTTTTAGAAATGCTTCAAATCCCCTTTGTCGGCTGCGGAGTTTTAGCCTCATCCTTAACGATGGATAAGGCGATGTCAAAAATTCATTTTGAGCGGGCAGGGCTACTTTTAGCACCTTATGTTGTAGCAACAAGAAACGAGTGGCTCTCACATCCTAAAAAAATTATCTCAGAAGCAGAAAAAAAACTAGGATATCCAATGTTTGTAAAGCCCGCCAATATGGGATCTTCGGTGGGGATTTCAAAAGCGAAGTCCAGAAAGGACTTGAACGAAGCGATGGCCTTAGCCTGCAATTACGATCGAAAAATTGTGATTGAGGCAGGCGTAAATGCGAGAGAATTAGAAATTTCTGTTCTGGGAAATGAAAATCCTATGACTTCGGTTGTCGGCGAAATCGTGCCTTGCAACGAATTTTATGACTACGATGCCAAGTACATCAAAGGCACCTCTGAGCTATTTATTCCCGCTCGTATCTCAACCAAGGTTGCAAAAGAAATTTCAAAAATGGCGATAATCGCTTTCCAAGCAACCAATTGCGAGGGAATGGCAAGAGTCGATTTCTTTATGGATAAAACCTCGGGTAAACTTTATATCAATGAAATTAATACAATCCCCGGGTTTACTTCAATTAGTATGTATCCGAAAATGTTTGCTGCGGCCGGGATTTCATATGCGGAGTTAGTAGATCGTCTTTTAACACTTGCGTTTGAAAGATTCGCCGATATTAAAAAGAATAAAGTTTGA